In Oscillatoria sp. FACHB-1406, the DNA window TCGATTTGCAATAGAGAAAAGCTCGTTGTATTGAGGAGTAATTCAATCCCGTTTAAGTAAGAAGAAAGTTCCCTTTGAATCTCGCGATCGCGTAATGAAGAAACAAACACCGGAATCGGTTCCAAATTTTGCTCTATTAAAGCTTGACAAAGCCCCTCAATAGGTGTAATGTTACCTGCTAAATAATGAGCGCGATAAAATAGTAAACCGACCTTACCCCGGTCGGGTGCATCCTGACGTTCCGATCGTGCGTAACGATAAAAGCCAATGCGAGGCACTTCTTGGGGAGACGGCGGATTGTAGCTCGTATTCAAACAAAGATCGGTAACAAATTGCAGCATAGCGGTATAGTTTTCAACTCCGCCTTCCACCAAATACTGCCAAACGCGATCGCACTTCGCCAGCGCTAAGGTAGAATGACTCATCAAAGTCGGATCCGCGCGATCGTCCCCCGGCAAAATCAATAAAGCCGCGCCTGTTTCCGCCGCAACTTCCTTCACCACTTCCAACCCATACGACCAATAAGAACGTCCCCCCAACAAGCGCAAAATAATAACCTTTGCCTTGCTTAAAACCGTCTCTGCATAAGTATCGATGCTGAGTTGCTGCTGAAGTTGTAAAAGATTGGCACAGCGAATCGCAGGAAACCCTTCAGGAAGATGAGAAATTGCCGCCGCCAAAGTTTGAATATCCGTATCCGCCGCCGTCAGAAATACAATCGGTGCGGCAGTTTGTTCGATAAAAATAACGCCTTCTGCATTGGGGTTCCAACCTCCCGGCGTGGCAGCAATTCGGTGCATGGTTTTAGGAATAAAAACTGTATAATAGGAAGAGATAGTACCGCTTTCTTTTACGCTTCTACTGAACTCCTACTCGCCTGCCGCATTCAAGACAAAGTTGTATAATTGCTCGCTAACTCTAAACTCAACTTCATTAATTAATCGATCCATTAAAGGCTTAATTGCTAAAATTAAGCCTTTTCTCTTCGCCTCCAATAGAACTCCTAAAACACCAGTTAAATTAATCCCATACTGGCTTGCAATCTTTCTGCCAAAGCGTTCATCTATAATTAAAAAGTCTGCTTTTAATTCCATCGCCAAAATAATTGCTTCTGCCTCCCCGGCATCTAATTCCGAGCGAAGGGCTTCAACTTGACGAAGATCGTAAACTTGCTGAGTCTCAATCCACGCTAAGCTTTGAACTTCAGATGCACCCGGTACTGTTCGCTCGATACAGACCATTTCACGATAAACGGCTTGGGGAATAATTACTCTACCATAGAGTTGTCGAAGAATATCTAGCTGACCGATACCTGCTAAACTTGTAATTGGTGAAGTATCGCTGACAACAATCATAATCTTCCAAGCTCTCTTAGCGTTTTCAGATCGGACTCAAAATCTTCGACATCATAGTTAATCGTTAAACCGCGTTTGCCGAGTTCTCGACGAAATTCAATAAGATTCATTCCCAACCATTGACAAGCTCGCCCGCTACTGATTTTTTCTTGCTTGTAAAGCATAATTGCTATTTCCAGAGCGAGTTCTGCTGGTGACATTTTTGTAGCTGCAACAATATCTTTTGGAATCAGAACATCCATTTCAATCCTCCTGTTTTTCAAGACAAATATTGTGCTAATAGTTTCGATCGCGGTAACGTAGCTTGCGCTAAATCGCACGACGATGCTTTTAATTTAGCGAATTTGGTCGAGAACAATTCGACCTTAATTTTTCCTAAGAGTGTGTACCACAATTGTAGGGTATAGCACTGCTATGCCCTACGCCCATTCAACGCAGCACGAACCGCCGAATCAGAATGCTAACGACTTCTCCGGGTTGAGTGCTAGGTTGCAGGGGACTCCAATCGCTCGCTGGTGCAAATCCCAAACGATGCAGCTTGTGGATGGTGTGGGTTACGCCTGCGGGAGAACCGATAAGGATGGTTTTGACGGTTTCGCGTTGGGGTAAGGGGACAAACGTCGTATCGCTGCTAGGAGTCGCAGTGGTTGCGGGCGGTTGGGTTAAAAAGCCGATCGTCATGGCGGTTAAATAGCTCTTCAAGGGTAACTACATTTATGTAGTGAATCCATGATAACTCATAACCGCATTTATGTAGTGATTTACGCCTTAGCCGTCCTCTGACCGAAAATAATGGGATACAGAGCTACGCCCTTCTAGGGCGGATGCCTGATGGTAGGATAAAGGCATCCGCCACACAGTCAGAGACTCGCGCCAAGAGCGGAGGAACCTGTCTCGCAATGGGCGTAATTTCCTGGGAAAGTTTTGGCTCCAAGGGAGCAG includes these proteins:
- a CDS encoding DUF3368 domain-containing protein, translating into MIVVSDTSPITSLAGIGQLDILRQLYGRVIIPQAVYREMVCIERTVPGASEVQSLAWIETQQVYDLRQVEALRSELDAGEAEAIILAMELKADFLIIDERFGRKIASQYGINLTGVLGVLLEAKRKGLILAIKPLMDRLINEVEFRVSEQLYNFVLNAAGE
- a CDS encoding UPF0175 family protein, whose product is MDVLIPKDIVAATKMSPAELALEIAIMLYKQEKISSGRACQWLGMNLIEFRRELGKRGLTINYDVEDFESDLKTLRELGRL
- a CDS encoding peptide ABC transporter substrate-binding protein, giving the protein MTIGFLTQPPATTATPSSDTTFVPLPQRETVKTILIGSPAGVTHTIHKLHRLGFAPASDWSPLQPSTQPGEVVSILIRRFVLR